DNA from bacterium:
CTTATGGCACCTGGGATCGCATCTATCGAACGCCGGAATCGGGCGAGGGGGTGTTTCCCTACAGGACTGAGGAGACCGGCGAGCAGATCGGCGCCTTTGTGGATTATGATACCAGCGATGATGAGGCTATCCTGGTAAAGGTGGGCTTATCCTTTGTCAGCATCGACAATGCCCGGGAAAATCTCATCGCCGAGATTCCTGATTGGGATTTTGACCGCATCAGGGCGCAGGCGAGGAACACTTGGAACAACTACCTGAGCCGGGTCAAACTGGACGGCGGCACTCGCGAGCAAAAGCGAATTTTTTACACCGCGCTCTATCACGCATTCATCGCCCAGCAGATCTGCAGTGACCGAAATGGCTGCTATCTTGGTATGGATGGCCGCAACCACAAAGCAGAGGGATTCGACTTTTATCCTTCCTTTTTCGCCTGGGATACTTTTCGTTCTGAACATCCTTTGTTGACGATTTTGGCGGCTGAACACGTCAACGACATGCTCAAATCCATTGAGGCGAAATGTCGGGAATACGGCTGGCTGCCGTCGCAGCATATCCGCAATACCTTCGGCCAGGGCATGGTGGGCGACCATCTGGTGCCTATTATCGTCGACGCCTATCAGAAGGGCTTTCGTGATTTCGACGCCGGCTATCTGTATGAAATGATGCGGAAGAAAGCGATGGACCTGCCGCCGGCGCCCCTTCCTTCGTCCGCGGCGCGCGCCGGCCTCGCCTCCTTTCGAACGCTCGGCTATCTGCCGGCAGACCGGCACACCGAGTCTGTGTCCAGCACGCTGGAGTTCTGCTACGACGATTGGTGCATTGCGCAGATGGCGCGGGCGTTGGGCAAGGAGGAAGATTATCGGCTGTTCATGCAACGGGCGGGCCATTATCGCACTCTGTTCGATCCAGAAACCCGATTCATGCGGCCCAGACTCCAGGACGGCTCTTGGTTGAAGT
Protein-coding regions in this window:
- a CDS encoding glycoside hydrolase family 92 protein, with translation MKQIKEMTVSVCLIALSIVSVSCRNTEAVGYVDPFIGTHFFAHTFPGASLPFAMVQLSPDTDTEGWNASSGYQYADSSILGFSHTHFSGTGAALAGDILLMPFVGNRIEIKPGPRSHPEQGFRSRFDHKDEAASPGYYRVLLKDHHIQAELTVTQRAGFHRYTFPQTPNAHILLDLGHHIGDVPAGASHVRLVDNRRIEGYQQSIGGRVFFSAEFSKPFAAYGTWDRIYRTPESGEGVFPYRTEETGEQIGAFVDYDTSDDEAILVKVGLSFVSIDNARENLIAEIPDWDFDRIRAQARNTWNNYLSRVKLDGGTREQKRIFYTALYHAFIAQQICSDRNGCYLGMDGRNHKAEGFDFYPSFFAWDTFRSEHPLLTILAAEHVNDMLKSIEAKCREYGWLPSQHIRNTFGQGMVGDHLVPIIVDAYQKGFRDFDAGYLYEMMRKKAMDLPPAPLPSSAARAGLASFRTLGYLPADRHTESVSSTLEFCYDDWCIAQMARALGKEEDYRLFMQRAGHYRTLFDPETRFMRPRLQDGSWLKSCSAEPEKMEEAGHFYYDCFDPLWVGRRPYRHYTESNALSGGT